The nucleotide window GAACGTGCTGTCGATCACCGGCTTGATGCCGGTCACTTCAAGTGCCCGGATCATATCGCGCTGATCCTGACGGCTGCCGACGATCAAGCCTTGCAAGCGCTGCTGCCTCGCCATCAGCGCCACGGTCGGCACCGGCCCCGCCCGCCCGGTCAACACACCGATCAGCGCGATATGACCGCCGATCCGGCATGCGGTGATCGACTGCGGCAAAGTCCCCGGCCCGCCCACTTCGATCACATGATCGACACCGCGCCCGCCGGTCAGCGAGCGGACCTGCTTGCCCCATTCCGGATTCTCGCGATAGTTGATCGTGTGGTCGGCTCCGAGTTCGCGAAGCCTGGCGATCTTCGCGTCCGATGAAGACGTCGCAATCACCGAAGCGCCCATCGCTTTGGCGATGTGCAAGGCGAAAATCGACACGCCGCCGGTGCCGAGCACGAGCACCGTGTTGCCGGCCTTCAACTGGCCGTCCACGACGAGCGCGCGCCATGCGGTCAGCCCGGCTGTAGTCAACGTTGCGGACTCGGCGTGGCTATAGCCGCGCGGCGCATGCGTGAAGTAGTGGCTCGGCAGCACGACGGCTTCGCGTGCGTAGCCGTCGACGCCGTCGCCGGGTGTGGTCGTGAAATCGGCGATGGCAGGCGGCCCGTTTTCCCAGAACGGGAAGAAGCACGACACCACGTGATCGCCCGCCTTGAATTCCGACACGCCCGCGCCGACCGCCTCGACGACACCCGCGCCGTCCGCCATCGGAATCCGCCCTGCTTCAGCAGGCAGATTGCCGCTCACCACGCCATAGTCGTGAAAGTTCAAGGAGTTCGCGTGAATGCGCACGCGAATCTGGCCCGCGGCAGGCTGACCAGGATCGGCGATGTCGACGACCTGGAGATTGGCGACGGTGGCGGGCGAACCGATTTTGACGGCTTTCATGCTTTCGTTCCTTTGTGAGTTGCGCCGGCGCGTGGCGCGCCGCGGCGAAATGCTCACAAAAGAATACCGCAAGCTTGCTCAGCGCGTTGTCGGGGCGCGCACGGGCCGGCGTGGGCGAAACGCTCGCTGAAAGCTCACTATCAATGGAGGAAGTCCCTTCACGACGCCCGGGAATGACACGGGGCGGTCGCGAGGGTCATTCATTTGACGGTCTGAATGACTTCGAAGCCTTCGAATTCCGGATGCCCGAGATAGAGCACGCGGTTGTCGCCGCCTGCGTTGCGATGCGCGGCGCGAAAGGCATCGGATTTCGTCCACGCTTCGAAGGACGCGTAGTCCTTCCAGATCGTATGGCTGGAATAGAGAACGTGATCGTCCTTCTGCGGACCCTTCAGAAGATGAAATTCCACGAAACCCGGCACCTCTTTCAGATGCGTATCGCGCGTGGTCCACAGATGTTCGAAGGCGGCTTCGGATCCGGGCGTCACTTTAAAACGGTTCATGGCAATGTACATGCTGAAGGCCTCTTTGCAGTCACGATGTATCTGGCGTGTTGCCGGACCCGAACGACTCGTTCCGACACACCCGCCAGGCGGCCTTTCATTATATGCGCGCCACTCTCCCTACCCGTGTCACGACTGCGATACACCCAGGCAACCCGATCGCGTCCGCGTTCAGGCCGCTTTATCCTGCGCCACCTGTTCGAGCCAAAGCCGGCTGTCGGGAAACCAGAATGCGTCCGGCCGCGGCGGCGACACGAGTTTCACCGGCAGCGACGGATTGAATATTCTGGACCATGCCGACAGATACGACGGCGTCTTCACCACATACCCGCACCGGGACAACAGCAGACTGGAGACCAGCGCTTCACGGCCGA belongs to Paraburkholderia aromaticivorans and includes:
- a CDS encoding zinc-dependent alcohol dehydrogenase family protein, which translates into the protein MKAVKIGSPATVANLQVVDIADPGQPAAGQIRVRIHANSLNFHDYGVVSGNLPAEAGRIPMADGAGVVEAVGAGVSEFKAGDHVVSCFFPFWENGPPAIADFTTTPGDGVDGYAREAVVLPSHYFTHAPRGYSHAESATLTTAGLTAWRALVVDGQLKAGNTVLVLGTGGVSIFALHIAKAMGASVIATSSSDAKIARLRELGADHTINYRENPEWGKQVRSLTGGRGVDHVIEVGGPGTLPQSITACRIGGHIALIGVLTGRAGPVPTVALMARQQRLQGLIVGSRQDQRDMIRALEVTGIKPVIDSTFELEKLGEAFAHEESGAHFGKICVAV
- a CDS encoding antibiotic biosynthesis monooxygenase family protein, producing MYIAMNRFKVTPGSEAAFEHLWTTRDTHLKEVPGFVEFHLLKGPQKDDHVLYSSHTIWKDYASFEAWTKSDAFRAAHRNAGGDNRVLYLGHPEFEGFEVIQTVK